A region of the Myxococcus stipitatus DSM 14675 genome:
CGCAGGTGCCACTGGCTGCTTAACCCACCTGTCCACAGAACCCGGGCAAGCTCAGGGGCCGGCTGAGCACGCCTGCGTACATTTGTGCTCGTCGGAGGACACCCCATGCGTCGTCTCGGCTTCCCCTATGTGATTCCCTACTCGGAAGGCGAGCACGTTGTCTCATTCGGCGCCACACGCGCAGTACTAGAGCCGCTGGGCCAGCCGGCCTACGTGGAAGACGACTCCTCCCGAACTGTGGGAGGGCGCGAGGTCTTCTGGGCGTTTGAGCGCGAAGATGGCCTTCGGTTCGAAGTTGTCTGGAAAGAGCCGTCCGAAGTTGCCGCAGTGCATGCGGACCCCCCTGATGCAGAGCAGGTCATCACCGCGCTGCGTAGCCTCGGACTTGAAGGCCCTTTCGAGAAGCACCAGCTCCCCGAGGGACGCTCCTTGCAGCGCGGTCATGCACGCTGGGCCGTGTGGCTCTTCACAGGACAGAATGCCGCAATGGCGACGGCGGTCTTCTCCAGGAAGCAACTGGCGGACGCATGGCTGGCCAAGACGAGGTACTCCGGGACACTCGCGGCCTACCCGCTCGACAGGCCTCTCTACGACGCTGAGAGGAGTTTCGGCGTTCAGCACTTGCCCGCGGAGGGCTCATCGGAAGCGCAGCAGTACGTTGGCTCCATGGTCGAGAGGTATGTGTACGTGGCCGGAATGCAGGTGTCGAAGAGCGACGATGAACATCGCTGACTTCGTGGTGGGCGTTCGCCGATGAGGGGATGCTACAGCTCTACGAGTGCACTGTTGGATGGGCCTGCAGGCTCCAGTCCCGCATCGCTGCTCACCACCTCCGCATCCACCTCGCCTGGAGACGACCTTCAAGAAGCGCGGGTCTTCGATCCACTCGAGCGCGGAGAATCGCGGGATTGGAGGGCCGCGCAGCAGCGCTCGAGGTGCCGGAATCTAGCGGCAGGGGAGCCTTGAGCCATGCTGGGTTGCGCGAGTGGGCGAGATGAGCAAGCTGGAGGAAATCGAGGTCGCCGGGCACATGGCCCGTGAAGCGCCTCTCCATCCGCCAGCGCAGACCCTTTCGTGCACAAGAGATCGCTTGTCCGCAGCACCAGAAAATCTCGTCCCCAGACCAGGACCAAGAATTCGACGCAGCCCGATTCAACTCATCCCCTTCACTGACGGCCCGCAAGCCCCTCGCGCTCACGAGACCACTCAACCGACCGTCCCGTTTCCAGCGCTCACGGGGCACGTGCTCGAATCGCCGCGCTTTCCCATGCTCGTCTCCACCGCTGGTCACCGGCGCCAGCCGACTCGTCCTGAATGGCCACCTGCGCTCGGTACTCGGAGACTTCACTCCAGACCGACATGGCGCCCAGGCCCCTGAGCCGCCGCGAGGGGCAGTGGTGCCCCCAGAGCGCCCGCCGTCGGTCGGTTACTCTTCGGCTACACCCTGCCCGAGTACGCCGAGACTGTGGACGTCGTCTCCCGCTCCTTTGAGTAGCCCGAGGGCTCGGTGCCTCAGTAGGTATGGGAGTTCGTCGCGCGAAACCGGGAGGAAGAACGGCAGCGGAAGTAATGCCGTACTCGGCCCGAGTGACAGCCAGGGCAGGTAAGCTGCGGATGTGGCACCAACCCGTGGTCTAACGAGAATCCAGCAATGGGCAAGGACAATGGCAGCGGGGCGAACGTCTCCAGGCGCGGGTTCGAGAAAGAGGTGTTCACCGTCATCCGCTCGACGGCGAGAGTCAGCGACAAGAAAGCCCCCGACGACCTCCTGAGAAACATGGTCGCGATGTGGATTTCCGACGTCATGAACAGCGCCGACCTGGAGAAGATGGGGTGGTGGGCGGAGCTCGAGGCCTGGTCGAACAAGAAAGACAAGGCCAAGCCCGCCGCGGCGTTTCTGAAAGGCCTGCTCAAGACCTTCACTTTCGTCATCGAAGACTACCGGGCCACTTTGCCCGCCATGCTGGCGCAGTTCGAAAAGGACATGGCGGTTCGCTACTCGGCGATTCCTCGCTACTACGAGTTCATCCAGGCGCTACAGCAGACGATTTGGGCCAACGTCCCCGTCATATGTTACATCGGCGGCCACGCGAGTGGTGACATGTTTGGGATTGGGGCCTCCGCACTGCTCAAGGAGAGCATGGGCGTGGTCGTCTACAAGGCCGACAAAATCGAGCAGGACCACAGCGACGGCATGCTCAGCTTCTTCTCCGAGTTGCTCGGGGCGAGCCGGGTTCGTCTCGCGGAGAGCTACCAGGAGGCGGTGAGCCGGGACTCCACCTTCAATGGCGTCTTCGAGCTCATGCGGACCCGGAGAGCATTTGCCTGGCTGGCTCCGTACAACATGGGGACCTACTTCCTGCGCTCACAGTTCCAACTGGGAGGCAGTGACTGCTTGAAGGTCGAAGAGAACCGCGGCGTGATTCGCCAAGCGTTCCACGTCGAGCGCATCAAGCATGAGGACGCGCTGCGCCGCTACCTGGCGAAGCACCTGGGCAATCTCTCGGGAGCGTTCGGCCGGAAGGTCCTCGTCCTCTGGAGCCGGTTCACGGGCAAGAAGGGCGAGTACCATCCCGAGCACGACACGAGCTTCAAGGGCCTCGCGCAGATGGCCTGGATGGCCGCGGAGCTGGACTACACGGTCATCATCGCCGGAGACAGGCCCATCGTTCACGAGCAAGTCATCGACAAGGATGCTCGCAGGAAGAAGTATGACGAAATCGTTGGGGCCGTGAACGAATGCTACGGGAACGGCCGGTGCGTCAATCTGACTGAGTTCTGGACGGACCCGGATTGGAAGCACTACTCCGGCGGCAAGCGCGTGGTGCAGTTCCAGCTCTACGAACTCCTCCACCGCCTGTGTGATGTGCGCCACCTTGGAATGCGCAGCGGCAACCTGGAGGCGCTCGCGCTGCTGGGCTATTTCGTGCGCTACATGGAGGAGGAGCAGAGCTACGGCGGCGAGCGCATGGTCGCGTGGCATCAGACGGGAATCGGCTATGAGCGAATCCTCCTGAGCGAGCCCCCCACCCGTGTGGGCAAGTACATCCACCATGACCTGAAGTTGAACAAAAGCGGGTTGTTCAAAATGGGCGTTCTCCAAGCGTCGATGCCGCCCTACATCACTGCCCGCAACCGAGGGATTCCAGGCACTGCGTCTCGCTTCAAGCCCAATTTCGCGGACGAACTCAAGGAGATGGCCGAGAGCCAGAAGGAAGCGCTCGACAAGATTCCCCCGGAGAAGAGGGAGCTCCCGAAGGCGCAGCAGGCCCGGGCCCTCAGCAACAAGCGCGAGGAGCTGAGCAAAAACAGCGAGAAGCCCGGGCATGTCCGCAAGTACGAGAGCGGATTCGTCGACGAGGACCTCCTGAAGATTCTCGCGTACCTGCGTGAAGAGAACCCCTGTCTGGTCCCGGCAAAACGCCGTCCCACGGGCAACCCGGAGGCCATCACCTCCGCGAAGCAGCTCCTGCTCATGCAGGAGATACGGAAGCTCCTGGTTCGCGCCGTCACCTCGTGATGCATGTAACCTCCGCCCCCAAGGCTCCCGGAGAATCACGCGAGTCCTCCGTCAACGGCCTCCCATCACCGACGCTTCGACCCATCTCCACGACGCGGACCCCTGACTCCCACCACCTTGCGGCTGAAGAGGTCCAACAGCACGGCCAGGTACAACCATCCCTCGTCAGTCCAGACGTAGGTGATGTCGCCAGCTCACGTGCGGTTGGGCGCGTCGGGCAGGAAGTTCCTCTCCAATGTGTTCGGCGCCACCGGGTGGTGGTGGGCCGAGTCGGTGGTCCGCACGAAGCGACGCGGGACGCGAGCGCGCACGCCGGCCTGCCGCATCAGGCGAGCCACCCGCTTGCGGGCTACGCGTCGGCCACGCGCCCTCAGCTCCGCGTGCACACGCGGAGCGCCATACGTGCCCCGGCTCTCTTGGTGCACGGCGACTACCTCGACACTAAGTGCCCTGTCTCTCTCCTTGCGCTCAGACTCGGGCCGGTTCGCACAGGCGTCATAGCCACTGCGAGAGACGCCCAGGTGACGACAGAGAGCGGCAACCGGAAAGCGGGCCTTCTCCGCGTGGATGAAGCGGAACTTCACTTCATCTCCTTCGCGAAGAAGGCCGCTGCATTTCTTAGTATCTCCCGCTCCAGCCGCAGCTCGCGGTTCTCCTTGCGCAGCCGGGCCAGTTCCTCGCGTTCCGCTGTCGTCAACGCACCGGCCTTGCCCTCGCCCCTGTCCATCTTCGTCTGCGCCACCCACAGCCTCAGTACAGACTGCGTCAGGTCCAAGTCCCGGGAGACCTGGGGGAGGGACTTGCCCTCCTCCAGCACCAGCTTCACCGCCCCAGCCTTGAACTCCGCCGAGAACTCACGGCGCGGCCTCCGGGGCTTCTTCTGCTTCTCCTCGTTCGCGGACATCCCGTGCTCCTTCCCTCACATTTCGGGTGTCCACGGAACTGGCTCTCCCGCACTCCGATAGAGTCAGAACAACTCCCCGCAATGACAACACTCTCGCTCTCGAAGCTCGTGCACCCGAGCCGCCGGGTGGACGCTTTCGCGACACGGGCGCCTCTTGTTGCTGCCTGTCGCGGAGAGGTGGCGACTCCATTTGTCCGGCGGCCTGGCCTTCCTCCAGGTCGCTCATCTCGTCCACTTCTGCCGCCCAGCGTGGCTCAAGGCTCCCCTGCCGCCAGTCTTCGGCACCTCGAGCGCCGCTGCGCGGCCCTCCAATCCCGCGCTTCTTGAAGGTCGTCCCCAATCACAGGATGTCAGCACCGTTCTGCTGACGTCACGAGCCGGTCACAGCCTTGGTCACGAGGCTTGCCTGGAGGCGCCCCACTCGGGGTGCCGACCGTCCTTCAGCCCTTGCGTCATGCGCGGATATCTTGGGGCTCCGCGTTCTCCAAGGACTCCGCGCGACCGCATGGACAGGACTGCCACCTTCTTTCGATGACACCCGACGATCCCAACCATTTCACGGTAGCTTTCCTGTTTCATGACAGTCGATTGCGCTTCGCACTTCGGGGTCCTTCTCATGGCCGATTCCCGGACCTCCAGTCCGGTGAGTCGACACTCGATCAACACCTCATGACCCCATTCCGAAGTCTGTGGCTCGCGGCCGCCCTCCTGATGGCCGCCTGTGGAACGACTGAGCTCGTGCCGCCCGACGACGTACAGGAAGCGACGACGGCCCAGGGCCTCTCCACGCTCTCCGTGCGAGGAACCACCAGCGCGAGCGGCCTGGACACCACCACCCTCTCCATCCCCACCCCCGTCGGTACGGCCGCCGGAGATGTGCTGGTGATGCAGTTGAGCAATCGCGAGGCCGTCACCGCCGTCGCCACCCCGCCCGCTGGCTGGACGCTGCTGCGCTCCGAGCAGAGCGCCTCGGCCATCAAGTCCTGGCTCTTCCTCCGCGTGGCCAGCGCGGCCGAGCCGAGCAGCCACACCTTCACCCTCGACCTCGCCAGCGCCATGGCGGCCACCCTGGTCGCGGTGTCGGGCGCGGACCCGCTCGAGCCCGTCGACGTGCACGTGGGCCAGAAGAATGGCAACAGCGCGAGCCTCGCGCTGCCCGTCGCCACCACGTCGTCCGCGAACGGCCTCGCAGTGTGGTTCTCGGCCCAGGTCTGGGGAGGCACCACGTGCCCCGCGGTCCACACCCCTCCGACGGGCTTCACCGAGCAGCTCGACACCTGCCTCGCCTCGTCGTCGCGCGGCATGCTGCACAGCTCCGCCACCTCGGAGCTCGGGGCCGCAGGTGCCCAGCCCGCCTTCACCGGCAGCTCCACGCTCCCCAACACCAACATCACGCACGCGGTGGTGCTGCGTCCCCTCCAGCCGCCGGCCACCGGGGAGATCACCTTCGTCGGCACCACGCACGCGAGCGGCAAGACGGTCACCAGCCTGACCCTCTCGACCCCTACGGGCGTCGCCGCCGGTCACGTGCTGCTGGCGCACCTTGCGAACCGGAACCAGATCGCCGCCGAGATCACCCCGCCTGCGGGTTGGACGCTGGTGCGCACCGACATGAGCACCTGGAGCATCCGCGGCTGGGTCTTCGTCCGCGTCGCCACCGCCGGCGAGCCCGCGAGCCACACGTTCCAGAGCTCCATCGCGAGCTACCTCGTCGGCAACCTCGTGGCGTATGCCGGCGTCAATCCGGCCAACCCGATCGACACGCACGCAGGCAAGAGCAACAGCAGCTCGACCGTCTTCACGACACCGCAGCTGAGCACCTCGACCCCGGGCGGGGCCGCCGTCTGGTTCGGCGCGCAGGCGTGGACCGGCGCCGCATGTCCGACCCCGGCCATCGAGCCCCCCGTGGGCTTCGCCGAGACCTACGACACCTGCCTGGTGTCCTCGTCACAGGGCCTCGTCTTCAACGCCGCCTTCATGCCCCTCGCAGGTGCCGGCATCCAGGGCCCGTTCAACGGGAGCTCGACGTTCGCCGAGACCAACGTCGCGCAGGTCGTCGCCCTTCGCCGCGCCGAGGTCGCACCGCCCGCGGGGGTCGCGTTGCGTGGGAGCTCGCGCCACAGCGGCCTGTCGATCTCTTCGCTGTCGATCCCCAAGCCGTCGGGGACCGAGGCCAACGACGCGCTCATCGCGCGGGTGACCGTGCGCAACAACATCACCGCGACCGTCACGCCGCCCGCCGGCTGGACGTTCCTGCGCTCGGAGCAGAGCGCCTATGCCATCCGCACCTGGATCTTCTACCGCGTCGCGGGCGCCTCCGAGCCCGCGAGCTACGCGTTCGGACTGGACGCGACCACCCACATGGCGGGGAGCGTGGAGTCCTTCAGCGGCGTCGATCCGCTCCAGCCGATCGACGTGCACGCAGGCCAGAAGAACGGCGACTCCGCGTCGTTCACCGTGCCCGATCTGGTGACCGTTGGCGTGGGGGGCCTCGCCGTCTGGTACGGCTCACAGGTCTGGCCGGACGCCACCTGCCCGGCCACCGGCATCGAGCCGCCGCTCGGCTTCACCGAGGCCTTCGACGCGTGCCTGGGTCACGCCAACGGACTGCTCTTCAATGCGGCCTACCGGTCGCTCACCGCGCCGGGCCTCCAGACGGGCCTCTCCGGCAGCTCCGCGTTCGTGCAGACCAACACCGCGCACGTGATCGTCCTGCGCGCCGCCAACGCCCCCCGTTGCATCGTCGGGGACACGTACGCGAGCACCTTCACGCTCCAGGGTACCGTGGCCGCGCCGCAGATCGTGGAGCCCTCGGGCCTGGCCGCGAGCCGCGTGGTCGGCAACGCGCTCTACGTGCACAACGAAGACACCACCGCGCTCGTCGCGATCAACACCCTCAACGCGAGCACGCTCGGCACGTTCAACGTGACCAACGTGACGCCGGCCGACTGGGAGGACCTCGCAACCGGGCCCTGCCCGAGCGGCTCGTGCATCTTCATCGGTGACATCGGGAAGTGGAGCGCCAACTTCCCTCCGGGGGGCAGCCCCACGTCGTTCACGATCTACCGCCTGCCCGAGCCGGATCTCGCCAACGGCCAGACCTCGGGGGGGCTCGTCGCCGAGGCCTTCCCGTTCGTCTATCCGGACGGCTCGAAGGACGCGGAGTCGCTGATGGTGCACCCCACCACCGGGGACATCTACGTCGTCACCAAGAACGGGGACACGGGGCAAAGCGGCGTGTACAAGTTCCCCCAGCCGCTGACGCCGGGCGTGCAGGCCACGCTGATCCACGTCCACACGATCCAGCTGCCGCTGAACGGAGACGCCAACTTCTCGGCCGCGACCGCGGCGGCGATCCACCCATGCGCGGATCGCTTCCTCCTTCGCACCTACCGCACCGTCTACGAGTTCCGTGCGACTCCGGGACTCGGCTTCGAGTCGGCCGTCTTCGCGACGCCCGTCACGCTGACCGACACCTCCGAGGGCCAGGGTGAGGCGATCGAATACGAGGCCAACGGCGCGGGCTACTTCACGATGAGCGAGAGCCCCTCGCCCTTCAGGCTCAAGCGCGTGCCCCTGCGGTAGGACCGCGTCGACACGTCGAGGAGCAAGGCCGGTCGTGGGGCACGTCCCCATTGCCGGCCTTGCTGTTCCGACTTGGGAGCTCGCGCGGTCAAGTCCCGACTCGTGTGGAGTTGGTGCGGTAGCGGCGGTCATCCCAGATGCCAGAGACTTCGAGGGCGACTGCGGTGATGAGGCGAAGGGCGCTGGCGCGGTCCGGGAAGGAGCCCACGGAGCGGATGCGGCGCTTCACTTCGCCATGAAGTCGCTCCAGGCCATGGGTGCTGCGAAGCCGCTTCCAGTGGGCCTCGGGGAAGGAGAAGAAGCAGGTGCGCGTCCTGCACCGAATTGCCGCCGCTCCCGGTGAGCCGCTGCACCGCCGGGCGCTCTCGTCATCAAGAGGTGACCTTCTGGGGACGCAGCAGCGCGGCGGCCAGCACCACTCCGTAGACCACCGCGCTTCCATGGACCCCGAGCGCGAAGGCGAGCGAGGCACCACCATGCAGCACGGTCAGCGCGTCCACGGTGGGCATCACGATGGTGGCGAGGACGAAGACACCCGCGGCCTTTCGCTGCCGGATGGCCACCAGGGCGAACATCGCCAGTGCCAGGCCGAAGTCCCTGCCCGCCTTGACGTAAAGCCAGGGGATGACCTCGCTCCCGGAGTCGGTCAGGCCGAAGCCCCTGGCCGCGCTTATCGGGTCCAGCGCGCCTCGGAGGCTGAGGAACAGCAGGAAGGCGCCCAGCAGCAAGGTGAACAAGGCCGTGGGCGAGGTGAGCCTCCAGGACAACTGTGAATGGCTCGGGTTCATGAGGCCTCCAGATGAAGCGCGGGTGTCGTTCATGGCCGAGAATGTGACGGAGTGGCCGCGGAGACGCTATTCGCGGACGGCTCAACATTTTGTCTGAAACGCTCAGGGCGCGAGCGCTGGAGGCAGCCCGCTGCTAGCCTCGAGGACATGGACCTCTCGCATGCTTCCGACCTGCTGGGGCAGATTCTCGAGCGAACCCGTCTGAGAGGGGAGCTCTACTGTCGCACCGTGGCACGGGCCCCATGGGGGCTACGCTTTGCTCCCACGGCCTCTGCGACCCTGCACCTGATCATCTCGGGCTCCTGTCACCTGACGCAGGGCCGGGACGCCGTCTCGCTGGGGCCTGGTGATGTCGTGCTGCTGCCGCGCGGCGACGGGCATGCCGTCGCGGACTCGCCCCGCAGCCCCAAGCTGAGGCTGGAAGAGTGGTTGGCGACACGTGGCGAAGGGGCCTCCTCGTATGTGCTGGGCGGGGCCGGCGTCGAGTCGCGGGTGCTCTGCGGCTTCTTCGCGTTCGACGAGCCGGGGGCGCACCCCGTGTTGCGGCTGCTTCCCGAGCGGGTCCACCTGCGGGGGGCTTCCGAAGATGCGCGTGCCCTGTTGCCCATCGTGTCGCTGCTCGAACGGGAGTACGAGAGGGGAGAGCGAGGCTCCTCGGTCATCGTCTCTCGGTTGCTCGACATTCTCCTGGTGCAGGTGCTTCGGGCGTGGGCGGACGCTCAGCCACCGGGCGGCGCGGGCTGGTTGGGGGCGCTCGGCGACCGGACGCTCGCCAGCGCCCTGGGCTGGATGCACGCGGAGCCGGGGCGGAGCTGGACAGTGAGCGAGCTGGCGCGGCGCTCAGGAACCTCGAGGGCGACACTCGCGCGGCGCTTCGCGAGCCAGGTGGGCGTGGCGCCTCATGAGTACCTCACGCGACTTCGGATGCAGGAGGCCGCACGCGCGCTGCGTGAGGGACAGGATGGGCTCGCGGCCATCGCGGGCTGCGTGGGTTACGAGTCCGAGTTTGCCTTCAATCGGGCTTTTCGGAGGGAGATGGGAGTGCCTCCCGGCGAGTACCGGCGCAAGGCTCGGGAGGGCTGATGCTCCTGGGCCACTTCCTGAGTGGAACTGCGTCATCGCGGGGTGGCCCCATGGCCGTCACGACACGCTCACGGCATGAGCAGCCGAGGGTTTCTCTCACGTGCCCCTGCTTCTCGATGCGGCCGGGAATGTTCTCGAATAGGCCGCCTGGCCGGCCTTCTATTCGCCCGATGCGCGGGCCTGCCGCCCGTGCGCGAGGCAGAGCTGCTCACGCCGTGGGCCAAGGCGAAGGACGCGCCCGTTGCACCGGCCGCCTCCGGTCAGGGCGGGTAGGGCGCGTCGCGAGCGGGAAGGGCAGGGCCCCTGTCATCGGGACCTCTGCCTGGCGGCCGGGCGCGCGCGGCCACCCATCGAGACGCGCTAATGCAACCGGGCCTGCAGTGACTTGACGCACGCCAGACGGCCGTTCCGCGTCCGGGCCTGCTCGAGTGCGGCGCGTGCGCCCGCGAGGTCCCCCGACGCGGCGAGCACGTGGCCTCGGAGGGCGAGGAGGCGCGGGTCCTCCGGCATGAAGGTCAGGGACTTGTCGATGGCGGAGCGCGCCCGGGCGAGGTCGGCCGCCAGCGGCGAGGGCCGCGCGAGCACGACCTCCGTCTCCAGGCGCCAGCCGTCGGGGCTGCTCGCATCCTCGGCCTTCATGAGCTGCGCGTACCGGTCCGCGGCGGTGAGGGCCGGAAGGGGGTCGAGCCCGCGTCCCGCCAGCCACGCCGCGCGGTGCAGCTCGACCTCCGCCATCCGGCCCCGCATCGCCGGGTAGACCCCGGCCTTCACCACCTTCTCGAGCAACGGCCTGGCGCGGGCGACCTCGGGCTCGGGGTCCCGTCCCGTCAACACCGCGGCCTGGACCTTGAGCACCTCGAGCTCGGCGAACTGGGCGGCGGCGACGATGTCGGTGTCGACGCGCGTCCACAGTATCGCGGCCCAGGGCGCCACCGTGGCCAGCGCGTCGTCGGGCCCCCGTCCCTCGAGGAGCACGGACTCGGCCCAGAGGACCGCGATCTGCACGCCGAAGCCGGCGAGCGCCGTCTGGCCCTCGCCCCTCGAGAAGGCCTCGCCGATGATGTGGGCCGCCTCCGCATAGCGCGCGTCGGCCGCCTCGCCAGCGGACCAGCGACGGGTGGCGTCCTGGCGTATGGCCTGGGCGAGCATGATGCGCGATACGATGGGGCGGTCTCCAATCTCCGCCACCCGGCGCGCCGCGACGAGCGCCGCCTCGATGTCCTTGGTCGAGTCGCCGCCTCGGATGCCGGTGGTCTCGGCTCGGTCCGCGTACATCTGCGAGAGCAGCGAGGGCGGGACGCTCGACTCGGGAGAGAGCCCGCCCGCGCGCGTCGCCGCCGCGATGCCCTTCTCCCAGGCCCAGTCCACCGCGTAATGGGCATCGCGCAGCTCACGCGCGTAATTGAGGCAAGCCCAGGCGAGCCGTTCCCATGCGGAGCGGTTCGAAGGCGCGGCCCGCGTCGCGGCGTCGGCGGAGGTGACCGCGGCGAGGAGGCTCGGGCCCGGGTCGATGCCGAGCATCCGCGCGAGCCGTCCCTTCTCCGCGAAGATCTCGGAGCGCACGACCAGCAGGTCCGGGTCCTTCGGAGCCAGGGCGAGCCCTTCGGCGAGGACCGCGAGCGCCGGGTCGAAGCGGTCGGCGCGGATCGGCTCTCGCTGCTGGCGGACGACGCCCTCGTGCATGAGCGCCTGGGCGAGCAGGAGGCGGGGGCGGGGGGCGCTGCGTCCTATCTCCGCCGCGCGTCGGAGCGCCGGGATGGCCTGGGCGACGGGCGTGAGCGTCCCGTCAAGGTCTCGCGTCTCGTAGACCTCGAGGGAGCGGCGCAGCCACGCCTCTCCCTCGAGTGTGCTCGCCTCGAGCGGGTCGGCCCCGGCCTCGCGCGCCGCCTGGGCGAGCGCGGCGGCGTCGGCATTGCGCTCCTCCACGAGCGCGATGCGGGCCTCGAGGAGGTCGCGGTCGGCGCCGGTCGCGGCGGGGACGAGCCGCAGGCGCGCCACGGCGGGCTC
Encoded here:
- a CDS encoding serine/threonine-protein kinase codes for the protein MELQPLDGRVVLKGLLGKGGMGQVHRAFDSTLERAVAVKFLRGDDPRETERLVLEARLQARVEHENVVRVHAVGSLEGRACLVLQLVEGKTLADLAADHTLSTRVELVRQAALGLDAAHRQGLVHRDVKPDNVLVEQGPGAPLARLGDFGLAHCEEGGLTHSGFPAGTLEYMAPEQLASTGPVDFRADVYALGATLYAVLAGHPPFHGLAEASGRSEPALLLRRILADEPPALGAEVPRELALVAAWAMQREPAARYPSALAFAEDLGRFLRSEPVLARPPTLAYRATKWARRNPVAARAAAVATAAVVLGVAWAAFAERRAGLDALEAARLGAEAQRMENAMRIAHLSPAHDLSPVYVTIRASVDALRRADGSAGAAARAFAIGRGLQLLHDADPAREALERAWTLGFHHPEAALALGLLDGERYARERAQLPRIDDPKRKEGRIAALRARFREPAVARLRLVPAATGADRDLLEARIALVEERNADAAALAQAAREAGADPLEASTLEGEAWLRRSLEVYETRDLDGTLTPVAQAIPALRRAAEIGRSAPRPRLLLAQALMHEGVVRQQREPIRADRFDPALAVLAEGLALAPKDPDLLVVRSEIFAEKGRLARMLGIDPGPSLLAAVTSADAATRAAPSNRSAWERLAWACLNYARELRDAHYAVDWAWEKGIAAATRAGGLSPESSVPPSLLSQMYADRAETTGIRGGDSTKDIEAALVAARRVAEIGDRPIVSRIMLAQAIRQDATRRWSAGEAADARYAEAAHIIGEAFSRGEGQTALAGFGVQIAVLWAESVLLEGRGPDDALATVAPWAAILWTRVDTDIVAAAQFAELEVLKVQAAVLTGRDPEPEVARARPLLEKVVKAGVYPAMRGRMAEVELHRAAWLAGRGLDPLPALTAADRYAQLMKAEDASSPDGWRLETEVVLARPSPLAADLARARSAIDKSLTFMPEDPRLLALRGHVLAASGDLAGARAALEQARTRNGRLACVKSLQARLH
- a CDS encoding DUF4267 domain-containing protein, with the protein product MNPSHSQLSWRLTSPTALFTLLLGAFLLFLSLRGALDPISAARGFGLTDSGSEVIPWLYVKAGRDFGLALAMFALVAIRQRKAAGVFVLATIVMPTVDALTVLHGGASLAFALGVHGSAVVYGVVLAAALLRPQKVTS
- a CDS encoding DUF7710 domain-containing protein: MRRLGFPYVIPYSEGEHVVSFGATRAVLEPLGQPAYVEDDSSRTVGGREVFWAFEREDGLRFEVVWKEPSEVAAVHADPPDAEQVITALRSLGLEGPFEKHQLPEGRSLQRGHARWAVWLFTGQNAAMATAVFSRKQLADAWLAKTRYSGTLAAYPLDRPLYDAERSFGVQHLPAEGSSEAQQYVGSMVERYVYVAGMQVSKSDDEHR
- a CDS encoding AraC family transcriptional regulator — translated: MDLSHASDLLGQILERTRLRGELYCRTVARAPWGLRFAPTASATLHLIISGSCHLTQGRDAVSLGPGDVVLLPRGDGHAVADSPRSPKLRLEEWLATRGEGASSYVLGGAGVESRVLCGFFAFDEPGAHPVLRLLPERVHLRGASEDARALLPIVSLLEREYERGERGSSVIVSRLLDILLVQVLRAWADAQPPGGAGWLGALGDRTLASALGWMHAEPGRSWTVSELARRSGTSRATLARRFASQVGVAPHEYLTRLRMQEAARALREGQDGLAAIAGCVGYESEFAFNRAFRREMGVPPGEYRRKAREG